One genomic window of Stieleria sp. JC731 includes the following:
- a CDS encoding VOC family protein, which produces MNLPSRINLVTLGVADVAASTAFYERLGWKKSSASNDQVTFFHSNGTVLGLFGRLALAEDACVEDVASDGSESQQGKSFSGVTLAQNYDSESDVDAAFQHAIDCGAKAMKKPQKVFWGGYSGYFADPDGHLWELAHNPFMSLNENQHMTLP; this is translated from the coding sequence ATGAATCTTCCATCGCGGATCAATCTTGTCACGTTGGGCGTGGCCGACGTCGCTGCGTCAACGGCTTTTTATGAACGATTGGGATGGAAGAAGTCGTCCGCGTCGAACGATCAAGTGACTTTCTTTCATTCCAATGGCACCGTACTGGGCTTGTTCGGGCGTCTCGCCTTGGCTGAAGATGCCTGTGTGGAAGATGTAGCCAGCGATGGAAGTGAATCCCAACAGGGCAAAAGTTTTTCCGGTGTTACGCTTGCCCAGAACTATGATTCGGAATCAGACGTGGACGCCGCATTTCAACATGCGATTGATTGCGGCGCGAAAGCAATGAAGAAGCCTCAAAAAGTTTTCTGGGGTGGATATTCGGGGTATTTCGCTGATCCCGATGGGCACTTGTGGGAGCTGGCACACAACCCATTTATGTCGTTGAACGAAAACCAGCACATGACATTGCCATAG
- a CDS encoding alpha/beta hydrolase → MVQAPRLLCLLFFTSVTIASVAPAASPERIPLWKDGAPGSVARMNEPEKVDGSNVTNVHHPSITAYLPTAESSTGTAVIIAPGGGHRMLCLGHEGDALAEWFAEHGIAAFVLRYRLSREPDSIYTLQGHAMDDTRRAIRMVRLNASEWNINPERIGILGFSAGGELAAYSAMESDSGDSTSSDPIEQQSSRPDFQGLIYPGKSGTFTVHKGMPPAFVAYGYNDRPDISIGMAEVYLKYKKAGVPCEMHVYANAGHGFGYHAGSTSAAGDWPQRFVEWLRDSKLLSSK, encoded by the coding sequence ATGGTTCAAGCCCCCCGCCTTCTCTGCCTACTGTTCTTTACTAGTGTCACGATTGCCTCGGTCGCGCCCGCCGCCTCGCCCGAACGAATCCCACTTTGGAAAGACGGTGCGCCCGGATCAGTCGCTCGCATGAACGAGCCTGAGAAAGTTGACGGAAGCAACGTCACCAATGTGCATCATCCATCGATCACCGCCTACCTCCCCACCGCCGAAAGCTCCACAGGAACCGCCGTTATCATCGCGCCCGGTGGCGGCCACCGCATGCTATGCCTCGGCCACGAAGGAGACGCGTTGGCAGAATGGTTTGCTGAACACGGCATCGCGGCATTCGTCCTCCGCTATCGGCTATCCCGAGAACCTGATTCGATCTATACGCTGCAAGGTCATGCGATGGATGACACTCGGCGTGCAATCCGGATGGTGCGTTTGAATGCCAGCGAGTGGAATATCAACCCTGAACGTATCGGCATCCTTGGGTTCTCTGCTGGCGGTGAACTGGCGGCCTATTCGGCGATGGAATCCGATTCGGGCGATTCGACGTCTTCAGATCCCATCGAACAACAAAGCAGTCGCCCCGATTTTCAAGGTCTAATCTATCCAGGCAAGTCCGGAACATTCACCGTCCACAAAGGCATGCCACCGGCTTTCGTCGCCTACGGATACAATGACCGACCGGACATTTCCATCGGTATGGCGGAGGTGTACCTCAAATACAAGAAGGCAGGCGTTCCTTGCGAAATGCATGTCTACGCTAATGCAGGCCATGGATTCGGCTATCATGCCGGCAGCACGTCAGCTGCTGGCGATTGGCCACAACGATTTGTTGAATGGCTCCGTGATTCGAAGCTGCTTTCGTCAAAGTAG
- a CDS encoding TraR/DksA family transcriptional regulator, which translates to MARKDALEKLRKNLQKRREALIRSALGDLNLLGGATKSADVLDAVADTVQSELNSQLLEVESRELTAIDEAIERLDRGEYGTCEDCGKPIPLTRLRAVPHARECITCHRVAEQRSSHPSASMNRVFDSYQADNMTK; encoded by the coding sequence ATGGCCAGAAAAGACGCGCTCGAAAAGCTTCGTAAAAACCTTCAAAAGCGACGTGAAGCTTTGATTCGGTCGGCTCTCGGTGACCTGAACTTGCTCGGCGGAGCTACGAAATCGGCCGACGTGCTCGATGCCGTTGCCGACACGGTCCAATCAGAACTGAACAGCCAGCTTCTGGAAGTCGAAAGCCGTGAGTTGACCGCGATCGATGAAGCCATCGAACGGCTGGATCGAGGTGAATACGGGACCTGCGAAGACTGCGGAAAGCCAATTCCGCTCACTCGCTTGCGTGCCGTCCCCCACGCGCGTGAATGCATCACCTGTCATCGTGTGGCCGAGCAGCGAAGTTCACATCCATCGGCAAGCATGAATCGTGTGTTCGATTCTTACCAAGCTGACAACATGACCAAGTAG
- a CDS encoding glycoside hydrolase family 97 protein gives MTQKLFPRPSLNLFSMVIVACVIGSLSCQTAFAKTEVRSPDGTNTLVLEDLGKDGVPRYSVRRNSRTIIASSAIRPILSGDFDSDTVERLEDGQADDHENQFTLPWGKTDKVHEKYSAATVNLVNRSGLKWQIDLRAYNSGVAMRYRFPEQDEPTALKIENETTEFDLQGSPTVMFNTLDGFINNHESLFSKQQLSEVPQDRLIEMPTLFLWENETAGAITEAGVRHFAGGYLQRVSSDQTTLQFRLSPHLDNPSVSVSGDLPIASPWRVVMLADSAGELLESNLLLCLNEAPQGDYAWLKPGKSTFHWWNGVFEEDFKLPADSDESFERHCRYIDFCAKYDIHYHGVSGDGYAWYKQSKVGYGQPGSEADLTIAREAIRLPEIIAYAKERGVGIRLWVHWEPLSRQLEEAFATYESWGIKGLMVDFLDRDDQWMNEFSERMLECAAKHKLHIQIHGSPKCSGEQRTFPNLFNREGVLNLEYLKWSDKCTPDHNVNVAFVRALAGPVDYHQGGFRSVSRDQFKPQDLRPVVMGTRCHHMAMYVVYENPMPMVADTLDSYEGQPGFDFVAEVPTTWDETKFIDGVAGEYIVIARRKGTKWYIGGMTNWTSRDLNIPLDFLSEGSHAATLYADGSMDEQKPNEIKRTKLSLSGGRTLPVKLAPGGGFTAVIE, from the coding sequence TTGACTCAAAAGCTTTTCCCACGACCATCGCTGAATCTCTTCTCGATGGTCATCGTTGCCTGCGTTATCGGCTCGCTATCTTGCCAGACAGCTTTCGCGAAGACCGAAGTTCGTTCACCCGATGGGACCAATACCCTAGTCCTTGAAGACCTCGGAAAAGACGGCGTCCCTCGATATTCCGTCCGGCGAAACTCACGCACCATCATCGCCTCCTCCGCGATCCGCCCGATCCTATCGGGTGACTTCGATAGCGACACCGTTGAGCGTCTCGAAGATGGCCAAGCCGATGATCACGAAAATCAATTCACGCTTCCTTGGGGTAAGACCGACAAGGTTCACGAAAAATACTCCGCCGCGACAGTGAACCTGGTCAATCGATCAGGGCTGAAATGGCAGATCGACTTGCGTGCCTATAACAGCGGCGTCGCGATGCGATATCGCTTTCCTGAGCAAGACGAACCGACTGCGCTAAAGATCGAAAACGAAACAACGGAATTTGATCTACAAGGTTCTCCGACGGTGATGTTCAACACACTTGATGGGTTCATCAACAATCACGAGTCCTTGTTCAGCAAGCAGCAGCTCAGTGAGGTCCCACAAGATCGATTGATCGAGATGCCAACGCTGTTCTTGTGGGAAAATGAAACCGCAGGGGCGATCACCGAAGCCGGCGTCCGTCACTTTGCCGGTGGATATCTGCAACGTGTTTCGTCAGACCAAACCACATTGCAATTCCGGTTATCGCCTCACTTGGACAATCCCAGCGTTAGCGTGTCGGGTGATTTGCCAATCGCCAGCCCATGGCGTGTTGTCATGCTTGCTGACAGCGCCGGTGAATTGCTCGAAAGCAACTTACTTCTCTGTCTGAACGAAGCGCCCCAAGGTGACTACGCGTGGCTCAAACCAGGAAAAAGCACCTTTCATTGGTGGAACGGCGTTTTCGAAGAGGACTTTAAGCTTCCCGCCGATTCGGACGAATCCTTCGAACGACATTGCCGTTACATCGACTTCTGCGCCAAGTATGACATTCACTATCACGGTGTTTCTGGTGATGGATACGCTTGGTACAAGCAGTCCAAAGTCGGTTATGGTCAACCGGGTTCGGAAGCCGACCTAACCATTGCCCGTGAAGCGATCCGCCTACCGGAAATCATCGCCTATGCGAAAGAACGTGGTGTGGGAATCCGCTTGTGGGTTCACTGGGAACCGCTAAGCCGACAGCTCGAAGAAGCGTTTGCGACGTACGAGTCCTGGGGAATCAAAGGCTTGATGGTCGACTTCCTCGACCGTGATGACCAGTGGATGAATGAGTTTTCTGAGCGGATGCTTGAATGTGCCGCCAAGCACAAACTTCACATCCAAATTCATGGCAGCCCCAAGTGCAGCGGCGAACAACGGACATTCCCCAACCTGTTCAATCGCGAAGGCGTCTTGAATTTGGAGTACCTGAAATGGAGTGACAAGTGCACTCCAGATCACAACGTCAACGTTGCCTTTGTCCGTGCACTTGCCGGTCCGGTCGATTATCACCAAGGTGGATTCCGATCGGTCTCACGTGATCAGTTCAAACCTCAGGACCTTCGCCCGGTTGTCATGGGCACTCGTTGTCATCACATGGCGATGTACGTGGTCTATGAAAACCCAATGCCGATGGTGGCCGACACACTGGATTCGTACGAAGGCCAACCAGGGTTTGATTTCGTTGCCGAAGTCCCTACCACGTGGGACGAAACCAAGTTCATCGATGGTGTCGCTGGCGAATACATCGTGATCGCCCGCCGTAAAGGCACCAAGTGGTATATCGGCGGCATGACCAATTGGACCAGTCGCGACTTGAATATCCCATTGGACTTTCTATCCGAAGGCTCCCACGCCGCAACGCTCTACGCGGATGGCTCGATGGACGAACAAAAGCCCAATGAAATCAAACGGACAAAACTCTCTTTGTCCGGCGGTAGAACGCTGCCGGTAAAGCTTGCTCCGGGCGGTGGGTTTACCGCTGTGATTGAATGA
- a CDS encoding sigma-70 family RNA polymerase sigma factor: MHNNYRDSKIKELRDQLRFNQKTKLIEQAAAAETLLCEIDDGREYAYDYLCFRITNYRPERSSRHNIASGDLSHDLRLLIEDLSEHAELAVEEIAEQVHTVQDLSRQFNVSTKTISRWREAGLVSRRLLFGGRKRVGFLNSSVEQFVSRNREKIQRGERFSQLSEDEKSEIIERARQLVEGGAALADVTRLLSHQMGRSAETIRYTLKNFDADNTSIAIFPNHRGVLTDDDKRSIFNQYLSGITLAQLCRRFKRTRTSIQRILIEMRRQRIFELPLDYIYNEDFETTAREAEFLGSEPIEASEVRKVRVPGDLPRYLASLYDVPLLSREQEHHLFRKMNYLKHKASKLRESIGDEASGKSAIMNEIEDLYEQAVKVKNRIVQANLRLVVSIAKRHLSSSDDFFALVSDGNMSLIRAVEKFDYSRGNKFSTYASWAIMKNFARTIPNEFKHRDRFRTTTEELFLSRQDERLDPYMEETVQRNRKRELSKILNRLDEREQKIIAARFGLDRGSEPLTLKEVGEEMGVTKERVRQLEARALAKLRSAASENNIDVEFEA, from the coding sequence ATGCACAACAATTATCGCGACAGCAAAATCAAGGAGCTCCGTGACCAACTACGCTTCAATCAGAAGACGAAGTTGATCGAGCAAGCGGCAGCGGCGGAAACGTTGCTCTGTGAAATCGATGACGGTCGCGAGTACGCATACGACTACCTTTGCTTCCGAATCACGAACTATCGCCCTGAACGGTCGAGCCGACACAATATTGCGTCGGGCGACCTTTCACATGATCTGCGATTGTTGATCGAAGACTTGAGTGAACATGCCGAATTGGCGGTCGAAGAGATTGCTGAACAGGTTCACACCGTCCAAGACTTGAGTCGTCAGTTCAACGTATCGACCAAGACCATCAGCCGTTGGCGTGAAGCCGGGCTGGTCAGCCGGCGTCTCTTGTTTGGCGGCCGCAAACGTGTCGGATTCTTGAACAGCAGCGTGGAACAATTCGTTTCACGTAACAGGGAAAAGATTCAACGTGGTGAGCGATTTAGCCAACTGAGCGAAGACGAAAAAAGCGAAATCATCGAACGTGCTCGTCAGCTCGTCGAAGGCGGCGCTGCACTTGCCGATGTGACGCGTTTGTTGTCGCACCAGATGGGACGCAGTGCTGAAACCATTCGGTACACGCTCAAGAATTTTGATGCTGACAATACGTCGATCGCGATATTCCCCAATCACCGTGGGGTTCTGACCGACGACGACAAGCGATCAATCTTCAATCAATACCTTAGCGGGATCACGCTGGCTCAGCTTTGTCGCCGATTCAAGCGGACTCGTACCAGTATCCAACGCATCCTGATCGAAATGCGTCGTCAACGTATTTTCGAATTGCCGCTGGATTACATTTACAACGAAGACTTTGAAACGACTGCACGGGAAGCTGAGTTCCTGGGCAGTGAGCCGATCGAAGCTTCAGAAGTTCGCAAAGTACGCGTTCCCGGCGACCTGCCGCGATACCTAGCGTCGCTCTACGATGTACCGTTGCTTTCGCGAGAACAGGAGCACCACCTGTTTCGCAAGATGAACTACCTGAAACACAAAGCTAGCAAGCTTCGTGAATCGATCGGTGATGAAGCCAGTGGCAAGTCTGCGATCATGAATGAGATCGAGGACCTGTACGAGCAGGCCGTGAAGGTTAAGAACCGAATCGTTCAAGCGAACTTGCGCTTGGTCGTTTCGATTGCCAAGCGTCACCTGTCCAGTAGCGATGACTTTTTTGCCTTGGTTAGTGACGGCAACATGTCGTTGATCCGTGCGGTCGAGAAATTTGACTACTCGCGAGGCAACAAGTTCAGTACGTACGCTTCTTGGGCAATCATGAAGAACTTTGCTCGGACGATTCCGAATGAGTTCAAGCATCGCGATCGTTTCCGAACGACGACTGAAGAACTTTTCTTGTCTCGGCAAGACGAGCGGCTTGATCCGTATATGGAAGAAACCGTTCAGCGGAACCGCAAGCGGGAACTTTCAAAGATCCTTAACCGATTGGATGAGCGTGAGCAAAAGATTATCGCTGCACGTTTCGGACTCGATCGTGGCAGCGAACCACTGACATTGAAAGAGGTCGGTGAAGAGATGGGCGTGACCAAGGAACGCGTCCGACAATTGGAAGCTCGTGCCCTAGCGAAGCTTCGTTCGGCTGCTAGCGAGAACAATATCGATGTCGAATTTGAGGCCTAG
- a CDS encoding S1C family serine protease: MLRHSGVRSFALSAATVVSFASSHSAAAQVAVQSPAHASGGSHGTNGKSVSLDANNQPSNGSYQLMRPSLDRPSLPSPPAITSPSMLGTEMLSTEASLDQQREALFEELAEEFNAFDRLGRLVRKVSHLVKPSVIHIEAHKTETNNGKYESYDEAGSGVVVSISGGHWILTNRHVILGASPNEIMLRSADGRQFRPTRIYTDEGTDVAVMQVSKMDLPAARVGDSETVGIGDFTIAIGSPFGLSHSVTFGILSAKGRRDLSLGDKKIDLQDFFQTDAAINPGNSGGPLLNLRGEVIGLNTAIASSSGGSEGIGFAIPINMAMRVAEELVRYGRYRRGYLGVVLDPDFGPQDLGRLESIRNGALVKTVHRGSPAAKANLQRGDIIVEFNGIQVENDDHLVAKVGMTPIGSHIPMIIYRDGKRYRAQVELTDLN; the protein is encoded by the coding sequence ATGCTGCGCCACAGCGGTGTTCGTTCTTTCGCTTTATCTGCCGCGACTGTCGTCTCGTTTGCATCCAGCCACTCCGCTGCCGCTCAGGTCGCAGTCCAGTCTCCTGCGCACGCTTCTGGCGGAAGCCATGGGACCAACGGTAAGAGCGTTTCTCTTGACGCGAATAATCAGCCGTCAAACGGATCGTACCAGCTGATGCGTCCCTCATTGGATCGACCGTCGTTGCCGTCTCCTCCGGCGATCACGTCTCCATCGATGTTAGGGACGGAGATGTTGAGTACAGAGGCTTCGCTCGATCAGCAGCGGGAGGCGTTGTTTGAAGAGCTGGCCGAAGAGTTCAACGCATTTGATCGACTTGGGCGATTGGTTCGAAAGGTGTCGCATTTGGTCAAACCAAGTGTGATTCATATCGAAGCGCACAAAACCGAAACGAACAACGGCAAGTATGAATCCTATGACGAAGCCGGCAGCGGCGTTGTGGTTTCGATTTCGGGTGGGCACTGGATCTTGACCAATCGGCACGTGATCTTGGGGGCTAGCCCGAACGAGATCATGTTGCGAAGTGCTGATGGTCGACAATTCCGACCGACGCGCATCTACACCGATGAAGGGACCGATGTTGCTGTGATGCAGGTTTCCAAAATGGATTTACCTGCAGCACGTGTTGGCGATAGTGAGACGGTCGGGATCGGTGATTTTACGATCGCGATCGGCAGCCCATTTGGCCTAAGCCATTCGGTAACCTTCGGTATCCTGAGTGCGAAGGGCCGTCGAGATCTATCACTTGGCGACAAGAAGATCGATCTTCAGGACTTCTTTCAAACCGACGCGGCAATCAATCCGGGCAATAGTGGTGGACCGTTGCTGAACCTGCGTGGCGAGGTGATCGGGCTCAACACCGCTATCGCCAGTAGCAGCGGTGGCAGCGAAGGGATCGGATTCGCGATCCCGATCAACATGGCGATGCGCGTCGCTGAAGAATTAGTGCGCTACGGCCGATACCGCCGTGGGTACTTGGGCGTCGTTCTTGATCCAGATTTCGGTCCACAAGACTTGGGCCGTTTGGAAAGTATCCGTAATGGAGCACTGGTAAAGACAGTCCATCGTGGTTCGCCGGCGGCCAAAGCCAATTTGCAACGTGGAGACATAATCGTCGAATTCAATGGAATCCAAGTTGAGAATGACGACCACCTGGTTGCGAAGGTTGGGATGACTCCGATCGGATCACACATCCCGATGATTATCTATCGCGACGGCAAACGTTATCGGGCTCAGGTTGAGCTGACCGATTTGAATTAG
- a CDS encoding PQQ-binding-like beta-propeller repeat protein, whose amino-acid sequence MMDHLEHTPTRLPNVAFTLGQGLLLGLLLVSGPIGCRKHTPVAEVSTAESGIEIKDLASAISESDWNQWRGSDGSGVATDQELPTRWSSNENIAWSVDVPGRGHSSPIVVGDLVVVGTAIDQEQKQSVLAFDRVTGDQRWNTVVHQGNFPNQRDIHQKATNANCTVASDGNLFVTAHLNNERIFVTALNSSGDIVWQKEVGAFASKFGYAPSPAIYKSLVIIAADNLGGGYLAALDLQTGEIAWRRSRGNASSYSSPRIVNAGGKDQLLISGGNRLASYDPATGEPNWEKEAISEATCGTVVTAGDKIFASGGYPEKETVCFSADGQRLWSDRNKLYEPSLITDGTALYGVTDDGIAICWSLADGSVEWRKRLGGNFSSSPVICNAMVYSADLSGNVFVFKASPEGYQQVAKNRLGDDCYASPAISQSSLFYRVGFGSGRDRHEKLICIASSTQQ is encoded by the coding sequence ATGATGGACCACCTTGAACACACGCCCACGCGGTTGCCCAATGTTGCCTTCACGCTTGGGCAGGGACTACTGCTGGGACTGCTGCTCGTCAGTGGTCCGATCGGATGCAGAAAGCACACGCCGGTCGCTGAAGTTTCGACCGCAGAAAGTGGTATCGAAATCAAAGACCTCGCGTCCGCCATTTCCGAATCGGATTGGAACCAATGGCGAGGCAGCGATGGCAGCGGCGTCGCAACCGATCAAGAACTTCCGACGCGGTGGAGCTCCAACGAAAACATCGCTTGGTCAGTAGACGTTCCAGGTCGTGGCCACAGCAGCCCCATCGTCGTTGGCGACCTTGTCGTCGTCGGAACCGCGATCGACCAAGAACAGAAACAATCGGTCCTCGCATTTGATCGAGTCACAGGCGATCAACGCTGGAACACAGTTGTCCATCAAGGCAACTTCCCCAACCAGCGAGACATTCATCAAAAAGCCACGAACGCGAACTGCACCGTCGCGTCCGACGGAAACCTATTTGTCACCGCCCACCTGAATAACGAACGCATCTTTGTCACGGCGTTAAACTCATCCGGCGATATCGTGTGGCAGAAAGAGGTCGGCGCGTTCGCATCCAAGTTTGGCTACGCGCCATCACCGGCGATCTACAAATCGCTGGTCATCATTGCGGCCGACAATCTTGGTGGCGGATACCTTGCCGCACTCGATCTGCAGACTGGTGAAATCGCATGGCGACGGTCACGCGGTAATGCGAGTTCGTACTCCAGTCCGCGAATCGTTAATGCAGGCGGGAAAGACCAACTGCTGATCAGCGGCGGCAATCGCTTGGCAAGTTATGACCCAGCGACCGGTGAACCGAACTGGGAAAAGGAAGCAATCTCCGAAGCAACCTGCGGAACGGTTGTCACGGCCGGAGACAAAATCTTTGCTTCAGGTGGCTATCCGGAAAAAGAAACCGTTTGCTTTTCGGCCGATGGACAACGTCTTTGGTCAGACAGAAACAAGCTCTATGAACCATCGCTGATCACCGATGGAACGGCACTGTACGGTGTTACCGACGACGGAATTGCGATTTGTTGGTCGCTGGCCGATGGCTCCGTCGAATGGCGAAAACGCTTGGGCGGTAACTTCAGCAGTTCGCCCGTGATTTGCAACGCGATGGTTTATTCGGCAGACCTATCCGGCAACGTCTTTGTCTTTAAAGCATCACCGGAAGGTTATCAGCAGGTTGCCAAAAACCGCTTGGGCGATGACTGCTATGCCAGTCCAGCGATCAGTCAGTCGTCACTGTTCTATCGCGTCGGGTTCGGCAGCGGTCGAGACCGACACGAAAAGCTGATTTGTATCGCAAGCTCGACGCAGCAGTAA
- a CDS encoding ECF-type sigma factor gives MSDSNEVTQWIEQVKQGDSLAEHQLWQHYFDRLARSVRQNLRGQNRAISDEEDIVASVFESFYQAAEAGRFPDLSDRDALWRLLLKMSARKAIDKRRHEHRQRRGDGAQPRPMLGPDGELLIQVAGDQPTPEMVAMMAESMQQLFDLLGEGEVKSIAIAKLEGHSNAEIAKSLGCSERTIERRLHLIREKLQHEIDTD, from the coding sequence ATGTCCGACAGCAACGAAGTGACACAGTGGATCGAACAAGTCAAACAAGGCGACTCCCTGGCCGAACACCAGCTTTGGCAACACTACTTTGACCGGCTGGCCCGCAGCGTTCGGCAGAACTTACGTGGGCAGAACCGAGCGATCTCGGACGAAGAAGACATCGTCGCAAGCGTTTTCGAAAGCTTTTACCAAGCCGCCGAAGCTGGACGCTTTCCAGACCTTTCGGATCGCGACGCCCTGTGGCGACTGCTGCTGAAGATGTCGGCGCGAAAAGCCATCGACAAACGTCGCCATGAGCACCGACAACGTCGCGGTGATGGAGCCCAACCGCGTCCAATGCTCGGCCCCGATGGTGAACTGCTGATCCAAGTCGCCGGTGACCAACCGACACCCGAAATGGTGGCGATGATGGCCGAGTCGATGCAGCAACTGTTCGACCTGCTCGGCGAAGGAGAAGTGAAAAGCATCGCGATCGCAAAGCTTGAAGGACATTCCAACGCGGAGATCGCCAAAAGCCTTGGCTGTTCCGAGAGGACGATCGAACGAAGACTGCATCTGATTCGTGAAAAGCTTCAGCACGAAATTGATACCGACTAA
- a CDS encoding sulfatase, translated as MFFRILLWCVAIASLQSSRLCTRALYAQNTPQNVLLIVADDLKASVLGCYGDQVCQTPHLDRLASQGTVFERAYCQGTWCAPSRTSFMHSRYTDRKNLTLGEQLQQHGATATRVGKIFHMRVPGDIIAGTDGADVIDCWTQRFNAPGPEAHTPGEYACLNLNVVTDSMFNRQSTKMPHRMFVSVKSTTDGTEQADFKAATKAIEIIGQPKDQPFFLAVGLVRPHYPMVAPSEYFSDYGIDRIEMPGNWHDDTSDIPQPGLAGTRNDQNPIGKYPDNQKRMWSAYYASVSFMDTQVGRILDALESSPHAKDTAVMFISDHGYHLGEHGFWQKSNLHEEVIRVPFLVRVPGQSPAHSQSFVELVDLYPTVCDLMGVPIPEATEGSSLLQIVNDPEYQIRDDALSIHKGGSLRTSRWHYIRYANGSEELYDMQGDPDEITNLAGNVELVDVQQELAARLKQRLPK; from the coding sequence ATGTTTTTTCGAATTTTATTGTGGTGTGTTGCGATTGCCAGTCTGCAATCGAGCCGTCTATGCACTCGTGCTCTCTACGCCCAAAACACGCCGCAAAATGTGCTACTGATCGTCGCTGATGATTTGAAGGCAAGCGTGCTCGGTTGCTACGGAGATCAGGTTTGTCAGACACCACATCTGGATCGCTTGGCAAGTCAGGGGACCGTTTTTGAGCGAGCGTATTGCCAGGGGACATGGTGTGCACCTTCGCGAACTTCGTTTATGCACAGTCGCTATACGGATCGCAAGAATCTGACTTTAGGGGAACAGTTGCAGCAACATGGCGCCACCGCGACCCGCGTCGGCAAGATCTTTCACATGCGAGTCCCCGGCGACATTATTGCGGGAACCGATGGTGCCGACGTCATTGATTGTTGGACGCAGCGCTTCAATGCTCCCGGTCCGGAAGCTCACACTCCCGGTGAATATGCTTGCCTGAATCTGAATGTTGTGACTGACAGCATGTTCAATCGTCAGTCGACAAAAATGCCGCACCGCATGTTCGTCTCCGTGAAATCGACCACCGACGGAACGGAGCAAGCCGATTTCAAAGCCGCGACGAAAGCGATTGAAATCATTGGGCAACCCAAAGACCAACCGTTCTTTTTGGCCGTTGGACTTGTTCGCCCGCACTATCCCATGGTCGCACCAAGCGAGTATTTCTCCGACTATGGAATCGATCGAATCGAAATGCCCGGCAACTGGCATGATGACACCAGTGATATTCCCCAACCGGGACTCGCTGGCACACGAAACGATCAAAATCCGATTGGAAAATACCCGGACAACCAGAAACGGATGTGGTCGGCTTACTACGCCAGCGTGAGCTTCATGGACACGCAGGTTGGGCGAATTCTAGATGCCCTGGAATCATCGCCGCATGCGAAAGACACCGCCGTGATGTTTATTAGCGACCACGGGTATCACTTGGGCGAGCATGGTTTTTGGCAGAAAAGTAACCTTCACGAAGAAGTGATTCGCGTTCCGTTTTTGGTGCGAGTCCCCGGCCAAAGTCCAGCTCATTCACAGTCGTTTGTCGAACTGGTGGACCTCTATCCGACCGTTTGCGATTTGATGGGCGTTCCGATTCCTGAGGCGACCGAAGGCAGTAGTCTGCTGCAAATCGTCAACGATCCCGAATATCAGATTCGTGATGACGCGCTGTCAATTCACAAAGGCGGCTCGCTACGGACATCGCGCTGGCACTACATCCGTTACGCCAACGGCTCCGAAGAGCTTTATGACATGCAAGGCGATCCAGACGAGATCACCAACCTTGCTGGCAATGTCGAACTGGTCGACGTTCAGCAAGAACTAGCTGCACGGCTAAAGCAACGATTGCCAAAGTAA